In Carnobacteriaceae bacterium zg-84, the genomic window ATAACATGTAAAGAGATGTTCTTTTTGAGTTATCCGATAAATCAAGTATAATAGAAACAGTGATACTAGATTTCTAGTAAAAACTTACCGGAGGATGTTAAAAATGATGACAAAAAGAAGTGATTTAGTAAAAGTTTCTGTTCAAAATTTAAAAAAGAATTATGGGAAATTAGAAGTATTAAAAGATGTAAATATGACGGTTACTGAAGGGGAAGTTGTATGTATCATTGGTCCATCTGGTTCTGGAAAAAGTACATTTTTACGTTGTTTAAATAAATTAGAAGATATTACAGATGGACATGTTATTGTGAATAATCAAGATTTAGTTGACCCTAAAGTAAATATCAATAAAGTTCGTGAAAATATTGGTATGGTGTTCCAACATTTTAATTTATTTCCACATTTAACTGTTATGGAAAATATTACTATGGCACCAGTTGAGTTGAAAAAAGAGGATAAAGAAACGGCAGAAAAAGAAGCTATTAAATTACTAGATATGGTTGGACTAGCAGACAAAGCAAATGTATATCCAAAATCATTATCGGGCGGACAAAAACAACGTGTTGCCATTGCTCGAGCTTTAGCGATGAAACCAGAAATTTTATTGTTTGATGAACCGACATCGGCACTTGATCCAGAAATGGTTGGAGATGTTCTAGAAGCGATGAAACAATTAGCCAAAGATGGTATGACGATGATTATTGTGACACATGAAATGGGATTTGCACGTGAAGTGTCGGATAGAGTAATATTTATGGATGGTGGCTATATTGTTGAAGAGGGAACGCCAGAAGAAGTATTTGGTAATCCTCAACATAATCGTACAAAAGATTTTTTAAATAAAGTATTGTAAAGAGTGAAAAATCTCTATAATAAATTGTGTTGGTAGATTTTTCTACCAACACAATTTTTATATAAACGTAAAAGAGAAAAGGCGTATAAAGCCAATGTTTTAAATAATAAAAATTTGTCACTAATATTGGAAA contains:
- a CDS encoding amino acid ABC transporter ATP-binding protein — protein: MTKRSDLVKVSVQNLKKNYGKLEVLKDVNMTVTEGEVVCIIGPSGSGKSTFLRCLNKLEDITDGHVIVNNQDLVDPKVNINKVRENIGMVFQHFNLFPHLTVMENITMAPVELKKEDKETAEKEAIKLLDMVGLADKANVYPKSLSGGQKQRVAIARALAMKPEILLFDEPTSALDPEMVGDVLEAMKQLAKDGMTMIIVTHEMGFAREVSDRVIFMDGGYIVEEGTPEEVFGNPQHNRTKDFLNKVL